A single window of Sneathiella limimaris DNA harbors:
- the fusA gene encoding elongation factor G produces the protein MARKTPIERYRNIGIMAHIDAGKTTTTERILYYTGVSHKIGEVHDGAATMDWMEQEQERGITITSAATTCFWKDHRINIIDTPGHVDFTIEVERSLRVLDGAVAVFDGVAGVEPQSETVWRQADKYRVPRMCFVNKMDRTGADFYRCVDMIVDRLGSTPLVIQLPIGSEADFEGVVDLVKMQEVVWTGEELGANYEYRDIRPELADKAAEYREQMVETAIEVDEAAMEAYLEGEEPSEETLRACIRKGTLDGTFVPVLTGTAFKNKGVQPLLDAFVDYMPSPTDIGGTDGIDVKTEAEIKRNPDDNEPFAGLAFKVMTDPFVGSLTFVRIYSGVLETGTSTLNSVKDDRERVGRMLQMHANSREDVKEARAGDIVAIAGLKNTTTGDTLCDPLKPVILERMEFPEPVIEIAVEPKTKGDQEKMGIALNRLAQEDPSFRVSSDHESGQTIIKGMGELHLDIIVDRMKREFKVEANVGQPQVAYRESITGEAELDYTHKKQSGGSGQFARIKLVAKPGEPGAGLTFSDTITGGAVPKEYIPGVEKGVRDIVETGVLAGFPLIDVDVTLIDGAYHDVDSSVMAFEIAGRAAMRELARKAGLRLLEPMMKVEIVTPDEYIGDVMGDLNSRRGQVTGTEQRGIAQVVNAMVPLANMFGYVNNLRSQTQGRATFTMVFDHYEPVPQHVSDEVLAKLA, from the coding sequence ATGGCACGTAAAACGCCCATCGAAAGATATCGTAACATTGGCATCATGGCCCATATTGATGCCGGTAAAACAACAACGACAGAACGCATTCTGTATTATACAGGTGTGTCTCACAAAATTGGTGAAGTTCATGATGGTGCGGCCACTATGGACTGGATGGAGCAAGAGCAGGAGCGGGGTATTACAATTACTTCTGCTGCGACGACTTGCTTCTGGAAAGATCACCGGATTAACATTATTGACACTCCAGGCCACGTTGACTTCACAATTGAAGTTGAGCGGTCTTTGCGTGTTCTTGATGGTGCGGTTGCTGTTTTTGATGGTGTTGCGGGCGTTGAGCCTCAGTCTGAGACTGTATGGCGTCAGGCAGACAAATACCGTGTTCCACGGATGTGTTTCGTGAACAAAATGGACCGTACAGGTGCGGACTTCTACCGTTGTGTAGATATGATTGTTGATCGTCTGGGTTCAACTCCACTCGTAATCCAGCTGCCTATCGGTTCAGAAGCAGACTTCGAAGGTGTTGTTGATCTTGTGAAGATGCAGGAAGTTGTTTGGACTGGCGAAGAGCTTGGTGCGAACTACGAGTACCGCGATATTCGTCCGGAACTGGCCGACAAAGCTGCTGAATACCGTGAGCAGATGGTTGAGACAGCAATCGAAGTTGATGAAGCTGCTATGGAAGCTTACCTTGAAGGTGAGGAGCCATCAGAGGAAACTCTTCGTGCCTGTATCCGTAAAGGTACTTTGGACGGTACATTTGTTCCAGTGCTGACTGGTACAGCCTTTAAGAACAAAGGTGTTCAGCCGCTTCTGGATGCTTTCGTTGATTACATGCCTTCTCCAACTGATATCGGCGGCACAGACGGTATCGATGTGAAGACAGAAGCTGAAATCAAGCGGAACCCAGATGACAATGAGCCATTTGCCGGTCTTGCCTTTAAGGTTATGACTGACCCGTTTGTGGGTTCACTGACTTTCGTGCGGATTTACTCCGGCGTGCTGGAAACTGGAACATCTACACTGAACTCTGTTAAGGATGATCGTGAGCGGGTAGGTCGGATGCTGCAAATGCATGCGAACTCTCGTGAAGATGTGAAGGAGGCTCGTGCAGGCGACATCGTTGCGATTGCCGGTCTGAAAAACACAACAACTGGTGATACTCTCTGTGATCCGCTGAAACCAGTGATCCTGGAACGGATGGAATTCCCAGAGCCAGTGATTGAAATTGCCGTTGAGCCAAAAACCAAAGGCGACCAGGAAAAAATGGGTATCGCTCTGAACCGTCTGGCTCAGGAAGATCCTTCTTTCCGCGTGTCTTCCGATCACGAAAGTGGTCAAACAATCATTAAAGGTATGGGCGAGCTCCACCTGGACATTATTGTTGACCGTATGAAGCGTGAATTTAAGGTTGAGGCAAATGTTGGTCAGCCTCAGGTTGCTTACCGTGAATCTATTACTGGTGAAGCCGAGCTTGACTACACTCATAAAAAGCAATCTGGTGGTTCTGGTCAGTTCGCTCGTATCAAACTTGTTGCGAAACCAGGTGAGCCAGGTGCTGGCCTGACCTTCAGTGACACGATTACTGGTGGTGCTGTTCCAAAAGAATACATTCCAGGTGTTGAAAAAGGTGTTCGCGACATCGTGGAAACAGGTGTTCTGGCAGGCTTCCCTCTGATTGACGTTGATGTCACTCTGATTGATGGCGCCTACCATGACGTTGACTCCTCTGTCATGGCCTTTGAAATTGCTGGTCGGGCTGCAATGCGCGAACTGGCACGTAAAGCTGGACTGCGTCTTCTCGAGCCAATGATGAAGGTCGAGATCGTAACTCCAGATGAGTATATCGGTGACGTGATGGGCGACTTGAACAGCCGTCGTGGTCAGGTTACCGGAACCGAGCAGCGCGGTATCGCGCAAGTTGTGAATGCAATGGTTCCACTGGCCAACATGTTTGGTTATGTGAATAACCTGCGCTCCCAGACACAGGGACGTGCAACATTCACAATGGTATTTGATCACTATGAACCTGTGCCGCAACACGTCTCAGACGAAGTGCTGGCCAAATTGGCGTAA
- the rpsG gene encoding 30S ribosomal protein S7, with product MSRRHAAEKREVLPDAKYSDVVLAKFMNSLMVDGKKSTAEKIVYGAFNLVADKSGNDPLEVFHEALDKVKPELEVRSRRVGGATYQVPVEVRADRAQALAIRWLINSARGRSEMTMMERLSGELMDASNDRGGAVKKREDTHKMAEANRAFAHYRW from the coding sequence ATGTCACGTCGTCACGCTGCAGAAAAACGGGAAGTTCTTCCTGACGCAAAGTACAGTGATGTAGTTCTGGCAAAGTTCATGAACTCACTGATGGTAGATGGTAAGAAATCTACTGCCGAAAAAATCGTTTACGGTGCTTTTAATCTGGTTGCAGATAAAAGCGGTAACGATCCTCTGGAAGTTTTCCATGAAGCTCTCGACAAAGTGAAGCCTGAGTTGGAAGTTCGCTCTCGCCGTGTTGGTGGTGCTACTTATCAGGTTCCTGTAGAGGTTCGTGCGGATCGCGCCCAGGCACTGGCTATTCGCTGGTTGATCAACAGCGCTCGCGGTCGGTCTGAAATGACTATGATGGAGCGTTTGTCCGGTGAGTTGATGGATGCATCCAACGATCGCGGCGGCGCAGTTAAGAAGCGCGAAGATACGCACAAAATGGCTGAAGCGAACCGCGCTTTTGCTCACTACCGTTGGTAA
- the rpoC gene encoding DNA-directed RNA polymerase subunit beta' yields the protein MNDLMNLFGQPQGTQAFDEIKISIASPERIRSWSYGEIKKPETINYRTFKPEKDGLFCARIFGPNKDYECLCGKYKRMKYRGITCEKCGVEVTLSKVRRERMAHIELASPVAHIWFLKSLPSRIGLLLDMTLKDLERVLYFENYIVVEPGLSPLKQFQLLSEEEFLDAQDEYGEDAFTAGIGAEAIRDILASLDLETISEEIREEMRTTTSEAKPKKLAKRLKLIEAFIESGNRPEWMILQVIPVIPPELRPLVPLDGGRFATSDLNDLYRRVINRNNRLKRLIELRAPDIIVRNEKRMLQESVDALFDNGRRGRVITGANKRPLKSLSDMLKGKQGRFRQNLLGKRVDYSGRSVIVVGPELKLHQCGLPKKMALELFKPFIYAKLELKGMAATVKMAKKLVEKERPEVWDILDEVIREHPVLLNRAPTLHRLGIQAFEPVLIEGKAIQLHPLVCTAFNADFDGDQMAVHVPLSLEAQLEARVLMMSTNNILSPASGKPIIVPSQDIVLGIYYLTMNRKNEPGEGMLISDVAEAQHAMDHGVLTLHSKIKTKIRHIKEDGQEEYRLVETTPGRMLIEEILPRNSKVNFDLINRLLTKKEITAVIDEVYRHCGQKETVIFADRLMGLGFAHACRAGISFGKDDMKIPESKDALVEETRLLAEEYQRQYYDGLITQGEKYNKVIDAWSQCTDKVADEMMKVIETIGEDETGRELDINSIYMMAHSGARGSAAQMKQLAGMRGLMAKPSGEIIETPIISNFKEGLSVLEYFNSTHGARKGLADTALKTANSGYLTRRLVDVAQDCVVVEEDCGTQNGVTVREVVEGSDVISPLNERLLGRTAAVDVINPQTGEVLVAAGEMFDEATSFQAETCGVEQVLIRSVLTCDTKGGICGKCYGRDLARGTPVNIGEAVGVIAAQSIGEPGTQLTMRTFHIGGTASVAEVSSIEASHDATIKIENRNVVTNSKGLLVIMGRNSELVLVDDNNRERARHRLTYGTTLLVDDGQKVSKGDKLAQWDPFTTPVITELEGVANYKDLVSGVSVAEQADEATGITRKVVVDWKAQPKGSDLRPRITLRNKDGDLLTLASGHEARYFLPVDAILSIEDGAEVQAGDVLARIPREGSKTKDITGGLPRVAELFEARRPKDHAIIAEADGFVEFGKDYKSKRRVTIRPENADLEPVEYLIPKGKHLAVNEGDYVRVGDYLLDGNPAPHDILKVLGVEALANFLINEIQDVYRLQGVKINDKHIEVICRQMLQKVEIEKSGESTFLVGEQVDREEFEAENEKLAAKGREPAQGSPILLGITKASLQTNSFISAASFQETTRVLTEASVAGKKDTLVGLKENVIVGRLIPAGTGSQMNEMKRIAARRDRELQEQSSLAVDLISTEEGSAPSAE from the coding sequence ATGAACGACTTGATGAACCTGTTCGGTCAGCCACAAGGTACTCAGGCATTTGACGAGATCAAGATCTCCATTGCCTCCCCGGAACGCATTCGTTCTTGGTCATATGGTGAAATCAAGAAGCCAGAAACCATCAACTACCGGACATTCAAACCGGAAAAAGATGGCCTATTCTGTGCTCGTATTTTTGGCCCTAACAAAGACTATGAATGTCTTTGTGGTAAATATAAGCGGATGAAATACCGTGGCATCACATGTGAGAAATGTGGTGTTGAGGTTACTTTATCCAAAGTGCGTCGTGAGCGGATGGCTCATATCGAGCTGGCTTCACCTGTTGCGCACATTTGGTTCCTGAAATCACTTCCTTCCCGGATTGGCCTGCTTCTGGACATGACTTTGAAGGATCTGGAACGGGTTCTATATTTTGAAAACTACATTGTTGTTGAGCCAGGTCTCTCCCCACTGAAACAGTTCCAACTGCTAAGTGAAGAAGAGTTCCTTGACGCTCAGGACGAGTATGGTGAAGACGCCTTCACTGCAGGCATCGGTGCTGAAGCTATTCGTGACATTCTGGCGTCTCTGGATCTGGAAACCATAAGCGAAGAAATTCGCGAAGAAATGCGCACAACGACTTCAGAAGCGAAGCCAAAGAAACTGGCTAAGCGTTTGAAGCTGATCGAAGCGTTCATTGAATCTGGAAACCGTCCTGAGTGGATGATCCTTCAGGTTATTCCTGTGATCCCACCAGAACTTCGTCCATTGGTTCCATTGGATGGTGGTCGGTTCGCGACTTCTGATCTGAACGACCTTTATCGCCGTGTGATCAACCGGAACAACCGTCTTAAGCGCTTGATTGAACTTCGTGCACCAGACATCATTGTTCGCAACGAAAAGCGGATGCTGCAGGAATCTGTAGATGCGCTGTTCGATAATGGTCGTCGCGGACGTGTCATCACAGGTGCAAACAAACGTCCTCTGAAATCACTTTCAGATATGCTGAAAGGTAAACAGGGCCGTTTCCGTCAGAACCTTCTCGGTAAACGTGTCGACTATTCTGGTCGTTCTGTGATCGTTGTGGGACCTGAATTGAAATTGCATCAATGCGGTTTGCCGAAGAAAATGGCTCTGGAGCTGTTCAAACCATTTATCTACGCCAAGCTTGAGTTGAAGGGCATGGCGGCCACAGTGAAGATGGCCAAGAAACTGGTTGAGAAAGAACGCCCAGAAGTTTGGGATATTCTGGACGAAGTTATTCGTGAACATCCGGTTCTTTTGAACCGTGCTCCAACTCTTCACCGTTTGGGTATTCAGGCGTTTGAACCTGTATTGATTGAGGGTAAAGCCATTCAGCTGCACCCACTGGTTTGTACAGCCTTTAACGCCGACTTTGACGGTGACCAAATGGCGGTCCACGTACCGCTGTCGTTGGAAGCTCAGCTCGAAGCCCGTGTTCTGATGATGTCTACAAACAACATCCTCAGCCCAGCAAGTGGTAAGCCGATTATCGTTCCATCTCAGGATATCGTTCTGGGTATCTATTACCTCACAATGAACCGGAAGAATGAGCCGGGTGAGGGGATGCTGATTTCTGACGTTGCAGAAGCTCAGCATGCAATGGATCATGGCGTTTTGACTTTGCACAGTAAAATCAAAACAAAAATCCGCCACATTAAAGAGGATGGTCAGGAAGAGTATCGTCTGGTGGAAACAACACCAGGTCGGATGCTGATTGAGGAAATCCTTCCGCGGAATTCAAAAGTCAACTTTGATCTGATCAACCGTCTTCTGACCAAGAAGGAAATCACCGCTGTTATTGACGAAGTTTATCGTCATTGCGGACAGAAAGAGACAGTTATCTTTGCTGACCGTCTGATGGGGCTTGGTTTTGCGCATGCCTGTCGTGCCGGTATCTCCTTCGGTAAGGACGATATGAAAATTCCAGAATCGAAAGACGCCTTGGTTGAAGAAACCCGTCTTCTGGCAGAGGAATATCAACGTCAGTATTATGATGGTCTGATCACGCAAGGCGAGAAGTACAACAAGGTTATCGATGCCTGGTCACAGTGTACTGATAAAGTTGCTGATGAAATGATGAAGGTGATTGAGACCATCGGCGAAGACGAAACTGGTCGTGAGCTCGATATTAATTCAATCTACATGATGGCTCACTCTGGTGCCCGTGGTTCTGCTGCGCAGATGAAGCAGCTGGCTGGTATGCGCGGTCTGATGGCGAAACCTTCTGGTGAGATTATTGAAACTCCAATTATCTCCAACTTTAAAGAAGGTTTGAGCGTTCTTGAGTACTTCAACTCTACTCATGGTGCACGTAAAGGTCTGGCGGATACAGCGCTGAAAACTGCGAACTCCGGTTACTTGACACGTCGTCTTGTTGACGTTGCCCAGGACTGTGTGGTTGTTGAAGAAGATTGTGGTACACAGAATGGTGTGACAGTTCGTGAAGTTGTGGAAGGCAGTGATGTTATTTCACCGTTGAACGAACGCCTCTTGGGTCGGACAGCCGCAGTTGACGTCATCAATCCTCAAACTGGTGAAGTTCTGGTTGCTGCAGGTGAAATGTTTGATGAGGCAACTTCATTCCAAGCTGAAACTTGTGGTGTAGAACAGGTCCTCATTCGCTCAGTTCTGACCTGTGATACCAAAGGCGGTATCTGCGGCAAGTGTTACGGTCGCGACCTCGCTCGCGGTACACCAGTAAACATTGGTGAAGCTGTTGGCGTGATCGCTGCTCAGTCCATTGGTGAGCCAGGAACACAGTTGACCATGCGGACATTCCATATTGGTGGTACTGCTAGTGTCGCTGAGGTTTCTTCTATCGAAGCGTCTCATGATGCAACCATTAAAATTGAAAACCGTAACGTGGTGACCAACAGTAAAGGCCTGTTGGTTATTATGGGTCGAAATTCAGAATTGGTGCTGGTTGACGACAACAACCGTGAGCGCGCCCGTCATCGCTTGACTTATGGTACAACCCTGTTGGTTGATGATGGCCAGAAGGTTTCCAAAGGTGACAAGCTGGCCCAGTGGGATCCGTTCACGACACCAGTGATTACTGAACTTGAAGGTGTGGCCAACTATAAAGACTTGGTTAGCGGCGTTTCTGTTGCCGAGCAGGCTGACGAGGCAACTGGTATCACACGGAAAGTTGTTGTGGACTGGAAAGCGCAGCCAAAAGGTAGTGATCTGCGTCCTCGGATTACCCTCCGTAACAAAGATGGTGATCTGCTTACTCTTGCGAGTGGTCATGAAGCACGTTACTTCCTGCCTGTTGACGCGATCCTCTCGATCGAAGATGGTGCGGAAGTTCAGGCTGGTGACGTTCTGGCCCGTATTCCTCGCGAAGGGTCTAAGACGAAGGATATCACGGGTGGTCTGCCACGGGTTGCTGAACTCTTCGAAGCTCGTCGTCCTAAAGACCACGCAATCATTGCTGAAGCTGATGGTTTTGTTGAATTCGGTAAGGACTATAAGTCCAAGCGCCGTGTGACAATCCGTCCAGAAAATGCAGATCTGGAGCCTGTTGAATATCTCATTCCAAAAGGTAAACATCTTGCTGTGAATGAAGGCGACTATGTGCGTGTTGGTGATTACCTATTGGATGGCAACCCTGCACCACATGATATTCTGAAGGTTCTGGGTGTCGAGGCACTGGCCAACTTCTTGATCAATGAGATCCAAGATGTTTACCGTCTGCAGGGTGTGAAGATCAACGACAAGCATATTGAAGTGATTTGTCGTCAGATGCTTCAGAAGGTCGAGATTGAAAAATCTGGCGAATCCACTTTCTTGGTTGGCGAACAGGTTGATCGGGAAGAATTCGAAGCAGAGAATGAGAAACTTGCGGCCAAAGGTCGGGAACCAGCACAGGGAAGTCCAATCCTGCTTGGTATCACGAAAGCCAGCTTGCAGACGAACTCCTTCATCTCAGCTGCTTCCTTCCAGGAAACAACTCGGGTTCTTACAGAAGCCTCTGTTGCAGGCAAGAAAGACACCCTCGTTGGTCTGAAAGAAAACGTCATCGTTGGTCGCTTGATCCCAGCTGGTACGGGATCTCAGATGAACGAGATGAAGCGGATTGCGGCTCGCCGGGATCGGGAACTGCAGGAGCAGTCTTCATTGGCCGTTGATCTGATTTCTACAGAAGAAGGTTCGGCTCCTTCTGCGGAATAA
- the rpsL gene encoding 30S ribosomal protein S12, giving the protein MPTINQLIRKPRKAPVARNKVPAMEACPQKRGVCTRVYTTTPKKPNSALRKVARVRLTNGFEVTSYIPGEGHNLQEHSVVLIRGGRVKDLPGVRYHIIRGTLDTQGISARRQRRSKYGAKKPK; this is encoded by the coding sequence ATGCCTACTATTAATCAGCTGATTAGAAAGCCACGTAAGGCGCCAGTTGCACGAAACAAGGTTCCAGCCATGGAAGCGTGCCCGCAAAAACGTGGTGTTTGTACAAGAGTTTATACAACGACACCGAAAAAGCCGAACTCTGCCCTTCGTAAAGTGGCTCGTGTTCGTCTAACAAACGGTTTCGAGGTTACAAGTTACATCCCGGGTGAAGGCCATAACCTGCAGGAACACTCCGTAGTGTTGATCCGCGGTGGTCGTGTAAAAGACTTGCCGGGTGTACGTTATCACATCATTCGCGGCACGCTGGATACCCAGGGTATTTCTGCGCGTCGTCAACGCCGTTCTAAATACGGCGCCAAGAAGCCTAAGTAA